DNA sequence from the Rhizoctonia solani chromosome 14, complete sequence genome:
TGGACAAAGGATCGGCAACGGTGTTTTATCTTGTAGGCTTCTGCACGAGTTAGTTAAAATTACAATGGCGGGAAGGTAGTCTATAACACACTAGTTTTCGAATGGCTTGTGTATCCAAGCAAGGTTAGGAACCCTCGCAAGTTGATCCTGAGAAAGATGGGGTACAACTCCTCGGGACGAAGGAGCCATTAGGCCAGGAGTATTAATAGTGACAGAACTGCCATCATCTCTGTGAAGAGTAAATGTTCCCGTGCGACTGTAGTATGTTGACAAAGATTTGCTATTGACCCTAAACGAAACCGTCGACAGAGACGAACGATTAGGTCGTGCCGCCATGGAAGTCGAGAGTTGCTGGGCTCAAAATGTTCACGTGACTCCAGCACTTGGCAGCGTGAGGGGGGCTTGGTCCTATGCCTCGAGATGAACGTACTCAAATTTAGGTATTGAAGCCAACCTAAACTGAGTGCATCGGGGTGAAAGGTAGTATTTTGGGGAGATAGTTCGCTGGTCGCACACATATAAATGCGCAGGAGAAGAATCAAGGAGTTCCAAAAGCTTGGGATGCTCGATCCGTGGGAGCTCTAGAGTTTTCCTGATGTACCCAATACTTTGGGCAAATAGAAGTCGTGGTTCCATCCTATATACGCAAGATCGAATGTCGGTGCTTATCTTATGTATCCTATGGGTTTAACTTCTGAGCATTGGGAAATAATAGAAGCTAGACTTGAGTGAATGAGACGCAGGTATAACATTCAAATTTATATTCCAGAGGCTAACCAGTGCGTGGTTTGGCTATTCTTCATGATCTATGTCCAAATAAAGCCAAATTCATGCTTTCTTTCCTTCAGTTATTCTATTGCTTCATGCACACAAAACGGTAAAGTCGGAATTCTTGTTTATGTTCCCTTCGAGAGTACAAGAGCATGACCTACCAGGTTCAATACATGTATCTTATCAGCCAGGATACTCAAAATTATTCTAAAATTTCCTTCTTCTGGAGGATCGGAATGAAAGTGGTATATCGCTGTCGGCTTTTTGGGCACACCACCTCAAGAGTGATCAAACCGCTGAGCAAGTAGGATCTGAACGCTAAGCAATTTATCAGCAGGCGGTTAGTACCGCTATCCTAGTAGGCCTACTTCAGCTTGGCACTCTCTTGTTTATTGTTATgttgtttttttttgtttttttttggtaGGAAAGCTCGAAGATTGAAATCAGCAAATTCGATTCAGAGGGCATCAAATTTCAAGAACTGAACAACTCTGTGGTGCTTCGCAATCTATTCGATAATATGTACAGGAGTACCAGAAAGATGGCCGACATCGTGTTGAGTAATTCCTCTATCAAGAACAATGCCTGCTTTTCTATTTCGGTGGCGCCCATGGTCTGAATATAGACCCCACAACCGGCAACGAATGGCGTAGCTGTAACCTCTATGATAACCCAGGTTCGGCACTCTCTGAGCTTGTCCGGTTGCCTATTTTTTTATCTTTCTCTTGGCCCATACATACATTCAGAAATGCTCCGGTCAATCAGGACACACCCTTCGGCCGTGCTTGAAAGGCCGCATATCTTATCCCCCCATTCACTGAGCTTCCATTCAACATCTTCGCCACGGAGAAGCTTCAAGAGCTGATAGATACAAGTAAGCCTAGGTCCCTGCTCAAAGCTTACACAGTGGGAGTGATGTCAAGTATGGGTCGTTCATTGCAAGTTTGGTTATTTGGATCTTACACGGATAATTGATATATGATCCCTAAGGTGGTCCGTATACCATAAGTTATGGAACAATCAAAAATCTCGAAAGACAATCAGCCGATTGACGGCGTCATaacctttgctggcatgaaGCTTAGTGCTGGAACCGATACTCCCGAGGCCAAACTTGAACAAAACGTAGGTAATTGCGCTATTGAGATGATATGCTGCGAGAGCCCTCTGCTTAGTCTGAATACGTGTAGAAGGTGTATATTGAGATACGCGTCTGAAGGGCTCCACGTTTGGTTGATTGCTTGTACAATTAAGTTATGCTTCGCAGAAGGAAAGTCCTTGGGAGGGGTCAAGTGCACTAAACGATGTAAACTTACCAATGTTTTTTGGAaacaatatatatatattacaaaaatCAATATCACACGATGGAACGATTACGCTCAGATATGCAAACGCTATATGGATGTATTGTAGTCGGGTTGAATCGATTGGGACGTGTGTACCCCGCCCGGATGTATGCAGATCGAGATAGAATTGGTAATTTAGGGCGCCGTCCCCGCGAATTTGAACTACGCCGAACCACAACTGTTATCCACGATCGGACACCCTTTTGACGCACCTTGGAAGTTCAGTGAAAATTTGCGACTTTTACTCCTTGTAGCCTTGCTCCAATTCCTGAGCATTCAGTGTGGCATTTTGAGTGGCATGTCAAAGACTGATAAAGACTGCGTATCATTAGCTTTTCTGCCTTCCGCTGATTATCGAGCACAGACGCCCTTGATAGACCGGTTAATGCAGTCCTTCGATCACCCGATATGTTAGGCATGTGTCATGATAGAACTATGAGGAGTGACTGATCCAATATAGTCGGGCTTCTCCCCGTGAGTCTAGGACGGCATCACTCGGCGCGTACCTGAGAACAACGTGTTCGGACTGACCTAAATGGCTCTGCCTCACATAAATAATGCATCTTGAAAACATTTCGCCATAAGCCCCTCTCTTTTAAGCAATGATACTATTATATTCCTTGCCAATCATCACCTCGGCCGGCATTGTTACCGCGAGGCTTCACGCAGAGGCTTGACTACCGATGGTGCAGACTTTGCGTCCAAGGTGTTGATTACGTGTGATAGGAGGGGGGACAGCTGGGTTGACAGTTGCTGGGAGGTAAGGCTGTAGTTACCGAGCCACCCCTCACGCGCTGATAGAACACAGACTCTCTGAAAACCCTAACACGACGGTCGGAGTTATTGAGACTGGCGAATACCTACCGATGACCCTCTGATCAATACACCATGTAAGGCTTTGTTACTTCTCCAGCTCTCCAACCGAGTTTTCACGtttttcttgtttgtttATCACATAGCGTCAGCTTTTGCGATACCTGGGAATGCCAAATATGATTGGTTATTCAGGTCAGTTCCTCAGGCAAACTTGAATAACCGAGCCATCAAGCTACCGAGGTAATTTATTTATGTTTTCCGCTTTGAGAGGGTAGATTAATCGCTTATTTCCAGAGGTAAAATATTGGGCGGATCCAGCGCGGTAGGATATTGATCGTATCTCGATTTGATCCAACCAAAATGAAATCACGTTATCATATAGattaatgtcatgaccttcgaCAGGGGTTCCAAAGTCGAATATGATGGTGAGCAAGGTCACTTTACTTTCAAACGAATGTTTATGCGCTCTTGATATAGCCTGGGCTGAGCTTGGAAACCCTGGGTGGGATTGGAATGGTCAGTCTTCCCTTGTGCAAAAGCTTTATCACAGGAATTATTCATCGGGGATGTACTAGGGATACTGCCGAAACATGAAAGCTGCCGAGCGATTCACAGGTGTTGACCCCTTTCGGATAAATTACACTAATGCAGACCCAGACGACGTTCCCATCTCAAGGCAAGAACGGGCTCGTGGCTGCTAGCTACAAACAGTAAGCAGACACACCCTCATTCTTATTCTTCTGATTTCTCCTATAGATTGGTACAGTGATATAGTCTTAAGCGATCACAGGTGTGACCCCTTTCGGATAAATTACACTAATGCAGACCCAGACGACGTCTTCCCATCTCAAGGCAGAACGGGCTCGTGGCTGCTAGCTACAACAGTAAGCAGACAACACCCTCATTCTTATTCTTCTGATTTTCCTATAGATTGGTACAGTGATATAGTCTTACCGTTTCTCAAAATCAATGGCCATCTAGGCATCCCAACTAACTTCGACCCTGTAAATGACACTCACACATACACATGGTTCCCAAATAAAGACTGACAGCCAACGACTATAGGACAGCGGTAAAGCATACGGTGTCTTCAACTCGGCCACATCCATTAATCGTACCACCGGACGGCGCTCTCATTCTGGAGTAACATATTATGCCTACAATGCGCACCGACCAACTTTGTTGTTTTGACCGGAGCACAAGCCACCAAGATCAACTTCGACACCAACAATAGCTCTAAATCAGGAATCTGGTGGCGACCGGGGTATCGTTTGTGCACAACTCACAGACATACACGGTCAAAGCAAAGAACGAAGTCATACTCTCGGCCGGTGAGTGGCACCCATCCATTAGAGGGGTACGCTATACGCGAGATCGATTTCAATAGGTACATTCCAATCCCCTCATCTGCTGGAGCTCAGTGGAATTGGCAACTCCACACTTCTAAAAAAAGCATGGGATTGAAGTGCTCATTGACCTTCCTACTGTTGGAGAAAACCATCAGGATCATACGCTTTTGACCTTCGGTCATCTCGTTCTTCAACTGAGTCCCATGGCTAGCTCGCAGAGATTGCGAATATGACAGCGCGGCTCGAAAAAGAAATCAAATCAGAGAAACTGACTCCACTGCAAAGGCATCATACAGATTCAGAAGAGGTGGCTGAAAGAGAAAGTAGGCTTAGTCGAAGTCATTGTATACCAGGTCAGTGCTCCAGTAGAATGACTACGAGCCTGCCGTAAACGTGTATAATCACAGGTTATGCCGGCGTCGGTGTGCCAAAGGCCAACACCTCCTATATGACCATTTTTACATCAGTTCAGCATCCATTCTCAAGGGGAAATGTGGTATGCGTATCGTCATTCTTCTTCACAGGTTACTCTAAACAAAAAGAAGCATCTTAACAGCTCAGACCCACTCGCCCCACCTCAAATTGACCCCAAGTTTTTCCAAGTCAATGGTGAGATTTTACTGATCTAGTGCTTTGGGAGCTACCTTGTTTATTCAACGGTGTCTTAAATTGGTAATGGTTAAAAGACCTAGAAACGATGGTTCATTTAGTCAAATTTAGTCAAAGGCTTGGGAAAACGGAGCCACTTGCATCGTGGTCGTAGCCCGCAGGATCCAGCACCCGAAGTTACTTCCGATTCAGATATCATTGAATATATCAAGGCTAATGTTGGAAGTATTCAACACCCGATGGTAGGTTTGGTTCTTGTTCTCATTCAGATagctgcatatatgcatatactctAGGTACAGTCGCATTGGCCCTAAAGAACTTGGCGGCGTGGTAGACTCTAAGCTGAAAGTCTATGGGACCGCCAACGTCCGAGTGGTAAGATGAACTTGAATCAGTTGGCCAAAAATCTCATTGGCGTTAATCATACTAGGCGGATGCTAGCGTTATGCCTCTTCACCTTGGCACGCATATTCAGAGGACAGTATACGGAATCGGGGAGAAACTTGCCAAGATAATCAAACAGACCACGATTAGCAGCGCTTCGTCCACTTTAGCACACCCCTCTCACACAATTAGTTCCTGTGATTAAAGCGGTTTGTAAAATCCGTCGAAAATTTTTAATTCTTGTTCTTCAATGTGTAGACTCGGCGTGTACCTTCCTAATGTATTGAACTTGTGCCACAAATAGAAGGGGTTAAAAATGCGGGATGGTTCTGGAGGATGATTGGATTACTTGTAGGCTCTGATCCTGATTGCGATAGAAAGTAGGCACGGCATCGCGTTGAGTTTGGCTGGGAGGCGTGGCATTCGGTAGAGGGCCCGGCACGGACAGGTCAGGAAATATGTATCTGGAAGATGTTTTACACCATTACGACTTGACTGATGAGTTCGGCCACAGAAACAATAAGCTAACTCAAAATAGACGAGCATACATACCCTATGAAAATATCTCAAATACACCTTGCTAGTCGAGTGGTTACCAGAAATTCCGTAATTCTCTATACTGCCAGCAGTCCCCTGTAGTAAGCCGGACGTGTAGGACACACGGTTCACAAGTTTAGTGCACTTCAAAGAATATATTCCACAATAACCCaatgtaaaaaaaaaaagaacgAAGTCGTCCCCCAAAAGAGCCCCTGCTCAGTTATTGCAAGCATCGGAACCAATGGAGATACCCTCATAAGGTCCACCTATCCCAAAAGTCAGACATTTCAGAGCCAGGTATTGGATTCAGCAAGAAACTTACCGTGGTCATTGAGATCTCCCACAAGGATGTTGGAAACGGTTCCAATGGTGCATTGCGCGTCGGTGTTGTCCCTTCCAGAACAAGCAACCCAGTTTCCGGGAGATACGATATGTCTTTCACCTGGACTCTGGGCATAAGCATACGTCGGCATGAACTTTTAAGAGTTATTACCTGATACGTGCTGGAAACCTAGTCCCCTTCCTGGGATAATTGGAACAATATCCTTTTCGTTGACGATACGAGAAATGTCGGTGATCTATAATCATCTTCAATTTTACTGCTCCAGAATTCGTTGAGAGCACACACACCTTGGAGTCGACGAGAGTCGCAAATTCGGTATTTCCAACCCTCGGCATTCCATGAGTGACTACTTTGAGTTTGGCCGACGGGAGGTGGAGCGACAGATACAGCGCATCAAGGAGAGAAATGGCACCACCTATTCGCCTGGTTTAGCGTACAATAACACGGTATGAACATAGACTAACGTACCGAGACTGTGTCCCGTAAGAGTAACCGAGGAAGTGCCACGCTCAGCAATGGCCTTCTTGACGGCTGCAAGTTTGGCCTCGGCGCCTCGCTTCTGGGCCTCTTGGAAACCTGTAAAAGTAACGTAACATCCATAAGTACGTGTACCGGACACAAGAGTTATTTAACTGGTACCATTGTGTGTCTTGACTGAAGAAGAAACGCCGGGGAAAAACTTGGTATCAAGTGAGTCGAGCCTAAAGTCGGCATCGATCAAGAGTGGTACACTAATCAAACTGGGGTGAGCCAATGTTGGAGTCTCCGTAGTTACGATGGCTACTTACAATTTGGATGGATCGGTTCCTTGGTTGCTGATCACCACCGAGTTCAGTCCAGGATAGTAACCGACGAACCCTAGTACAAATGAGACCAATTAATTTAGGCTAATCATATAGGAGAAAGAAAGCACGCACAATAAGGAGTGACGACACCGTCCCCACCAGACGCATACACGACCATGCCTGGAAGCTCGTTACACGAAGCTGCAATTGTGATAGCGTATTAGTATCTTGGAGGAAACACTGAATGGACCTCTGGCAACGTACTTCCACATGACCACGTCGCAGTTTTGCTTGCGGGACAATACCCTGCTCGCGAGAGTAGACTACGTGGGCAGCATAAGTTAAAGCAGACATCAATCCGAGGGAGAGACACTCACGCATAGGGCCTGAATGCTGTGATCTGAGCGGTGGTCAACGTAGTCACACCTGCGCGAGGGATGGGAGCCGGCAGGGCCAGAGTAGAGGCAACGCCAAGAAGGAATGCGGCAGCAAAGCTTGCGAGCATCTTGGTAGATTATGTGGAAAGGAGAGAGAAAGAGTGTGGAAAGGTGCGGGGCCGACTCTTGGACTTGGTTGCTCTGTAGATCAGCGTTAACGCTACGACCCCTTTATACGCTCGTCGCACCATATTCCAAAGGGGCAAAAGGGGCAAAAAGGAGTCTTATTTTCCTATTCGGATTTCGGACAATACGAAACTGATAGTTACTCCGCCGGCCAAGCATTCAGCGTATCGTTCGATCCTTAGAAATGTTGCGCCCATGAGATAGCTTCCACCAGGATGCCTGGAATATGTGCGTCAGCGAGGACGAAAACGTTACAGAAAATGGAAACGAAAGCCAACTCGTGACCCCCATTAGGCCGAATAAACTCGACTCGAAGACTCGGCAAGCGCATTTTCCTGAATCGGCGTGCGCACGGCGGGAGTTTGCCATGTGGAGAACTGACCAGCTGATGGATCTTGCCCATTTTAGACACGACACGTGAGAAGACAACAAGCGCTCGATGAAAGGCGTCAGGAGATCCAAACGGTCTTCCATAGAATAAAGCTACTTCGCTCTCGAACTTGACATCCGTCAAAAAATCCACATGGTCAACAAATCGGTCGTTCACAGGAACAGGGGGCTTACGGCTACGTACCTGAGGGAATGGACTGACCACTGGCGGTAGTTTATCTTGGCCTAGTCGACGGGGGGTCAGAACATACGAGGATTTCCCCGAGGATAAGAAATTGAAATATTGGATAAACTATGGCAGAATTCGCGTTTCGGTCGAAATTCAAACTGCAGAACCATATATTCAGCTAAATCGGGAATATATTGAGGTTTCAGGATTTGAAATACAATTATCTTATGCTTAGTATGCTCGGAATGAGTGGCACATTGGTTCGTGGAACAGACCTTCGTGAACAATTATTGCCAACAACTGAACGAACGTGTTCATCGCACGTGCTTACACGAGCCCAACGGGTGTTGCGCCTTTAGTCAGGTGAATCAGACTCTATTACGCATTCTCGACGGGTCTCATAACCCATGATGGGGAAAGATCTAAAACGGCGAAGAGTGATCGAACGGGCGGGATTCAGTTTGATGAAGGAGGAATTATCGATGGTCGATGACTGATGGCTAAGAAGCCGGATGGTACCCGGGATCTGACTAAGAGGCGTGGGCGAAAGAACGATATATACTTGCTCGTGATCAAGATTCGTGAAGGTGGAATGCAGCATGTGTGGGTTACTAGGATTTCCAGGGATACAGACGACCGAGAGTACTTGCATTGTGGTTCTAATTAATTACGTTAATTAATATTTTCATTAGGCCGATAGGCTTTGAACCTAATCAAAGTGGTCTAAATAAAAATTTGGGTTTGGTGACTTATCCATTTTTGCATAGACTGGCGTTTTCGCCAGATAAGGGCCGTTTTGCTTGCTGGTCAGTCGTCAGTGGTACTAGCCAGTCTGAGACAAGGGTGTTTTGAATATACCAGGTGAAAATAACGAAGGCAGATCATTACTTGGTTTATCGAGGCAAATATGCGCGAAACACTGTATCTCATCAGCAGATAACACAATCCTCTTTGAAGCTAAGGTTATACATCGTCTTGTCAACGGTTTTTTCAATCTTCTTCCAATCACTGCGCCTCTGAATAAATTCATAAACATCCTGGACACATGGTTGAGTTAGTAATAGTTCTAGAATTTCGGGCCACAAAGCCGCAGTACTGCTGCGGAACATCAAACTCCTCACCTCTGGGCGAAAACTGCCGCCATAACGCGTAACATCCCGAACGATCTGCGCGAGATCACTGCATCTTCCACTACATAAACATGTCCCAACATTTTGAGGTTGGCAAAGTCTTGCTGTATCGAGGGGACTTTCAGAGAACTAATAAATGCATGATAAGCATTTAGGTCAGCAATGACCTGGAATCCTCCTTCAAGGGAAATAATCTGCCGTTTTAGATGTTTCTGGAGGATACTATGGGGGTTTCAGCTACGATCACAAACACAAATACTGCCAAGTGAAGAAACTTACGCATTCAGCCGAATCCCAATTTCTTGATGGAACACTTCCAACCTCCTTGCTCGTACTTCCCTTCAACAGTTTACAGTGCATCTCGAGGCATGCAATGGCATCTCGACAGCCCTTGGTAGGCCCCAGTCAAGAGGGACGCCAGGATCAGGATAATAAACTCTCGGGCCCGTCTGGGTTATAATTATGTGTCCACCTGGTAGACATTAGGAAATCACGCACAACGAGTAGTGAGTCTCTTACTTGGTTCATCAATACTTCGGTTCCCGCATTCAGCCCCCCAGCCACTGCATCATCCAACGCATTTTCGAACCGCTTCTTCTCCCGCACTACAGCGTTTAGAAAGTCGGTTTTATCAATGAAAGGAGCCTGCACGTCATTTCAGTCAAGCGATTGTGAAGACAGGTAAACAATCCTACCAATTCCTTATCAAAGTAACCTGTATAATAGACTGGATAGTGTCACCGATATGCGCCAATTCAAAGAACTGGAGTAAAGGGCAACACTAGTCGTTTCGGCATGCTCAGCGGGTTGATACATTCTCATTTGCTCTTCGGCTCTTACAGAAAATTAGCATGGATCCAAATGCCAATGAGCTAAGCATTACTTACCTGGCAAACCCAGGAGCGATATGTCGTTCACCCATTGCCTGTAGCATCAAAAAACAGCTCTTCGATTGTTTCGCGCACTCGATGCCCAATCGGAGCTGGATAGTCCTTGAATGTTTCACAACGCTTCAGAGCTTCACGATCCGCATGGACAAGTTCCAACGCAGTGTCAAGGGAAAGAAGGAGGTCGAGATCGTCAAATGACATGGCAGGCCACTAGAGCTGCTCATTATCGAAGATCGATTGTCGTCGTAGAGGTGACCGTTGATCTTCGGGATTGTGACTGGGGTTGTGACCGAGTTGTTGCAACCGATGCAACTATGGGTAGAAAGGATAAGCCAGATGTTTCAAAAGATTAATAGAATTCATACTGGAGGCTGCCTCGGATTTTCGTTTGTTTTCTCCCGCCCAAGGATCTTGCTCCTTAGAAGACTGCAACTCTCCGAGCCCATCGTCTTTTTCACCTTTctcatcttcttcctcgatCTCGAATAGCATGCCTCCATCCCCATCACGCTCTCCGACTGGTGTACGATATGCTCCACTCGGATCAACACGTGAATTCCCGGACCATCGTTGGGGATTAAGCATCCCAAGCCCGGTGACAGCTGCACTCCCTATTTGTTCTC
Encoded proteins:
- a CDS encoding Lipase (class 3), whose protein sequence is MLASFAAAFLLGVASTLALPAPIPRAGVTTLTTAQITAFRPYALLSRAGYCPASKTATWSCGTSCNELPGMVVYASGGDGVVTPYWFVGYYPGLNSVVISNQGTDPSKFVPLLIDADFRLDSLDTKFFPGVSSSVKTHNGFQEAQKRGAEAKLAAVKKAIAERGTSSVTLTGHSLGGAISLLDALYLSLHLPSAKLKVVTHGMPRVGNTEFATLVDSKITDISRIVNEKDIVPIIPGRGLGFQHVSGERHIVSPGNWVACSGRDNTDAQCTIGTVSNILVGDLNDHGGPYEGISIGSDACNN
- a CDS encoding exocyst complex component Sec10, encoding MSFDDLDLLLSLDTALELVHADREALKRCETFKDYPAPIGHRAMGERHIAPGFARAEEQMRMYQPAEHAETTSVALYSSYFDKELAPFIDKTDFLNAVVREKKRFENALDDAVAGGLNAGTEVLMNQTGPRVYYPDPGVPLDWGLPRAGSTSKEVGSVPSRNWDSAECKHLKRQIISLEGGFQVIADLNAYHAFISSLKVPSIQQDFANLKMLGHVYVVEDAVISRRSFGMLRVMAAVFAQR